One region of Polynucleobacter sp. SHI8 genomic DNA includes:
- a CDS encoding tripartite tricarboxylate transporter substrate binding protein, whose protein sequence is MMNIKLLWVGVLFFLSQTALSQTPGWTATKPVRLIIPQVAGGGADAIGRTIGQALSEKLGQPVIVDNRPGTNGGVGMDVLMNAPADGYNLILVFTSMMAINPAVYEKINYDPLKDLRSLGAVCEVPLVMIASSKVPANNLKELISSLKSDPQSIFGASSGNGSFSHMMIEMLNTKIGVKMTHIPFKGEGPAVAHVLSGQDSIIYIGTPAIILSQVQSGKLKALGVTTAKRMSQIPNVPTLAESGLTDFNESFWYGLAASSNTPPYILDAYNKVVNDMARSDNLQASLGKMGCNSLPLNSAEFTEKVRNDIKKYSAIAKSVNMKVD, encoded by the coding sequence ATGATGAACATCAAATTACTGTGGGTTGGCGTGCTGTTTTTTTTATCTCAAACAGCACTCTCACAAACTCCTGGGTGGACCGCAACTAAGCCTGTGCGGCTCATCATCCCTCAAGTCGCAGGGGGTGGAGCAGATGCGATTGGTAGAACCATCGGACAAGCCCTGTCAGAGAAATTAGGTCAACCGGTAATTGTGGATAATCGCCCGGGCACCAATGGTGGGGTGGGCATGGATGTCCTCATGAATGCGCCGGCTGATGGTTACAATCTCATCCTCGTATTTACCTCCATGATGGCGATTAATCCAGCGGTCTATGAAAAAATCAATTATGACCCTTTAAAAGACTTACGCTCTCTCGGTGCTGTTTGTGAAGTTCCTTTAGTGATGATCGCGAGTTCCAAAGTACCTGCGAATAATCTCAAAGAACTTATCTCTTCTTTAAAATCTGACCCTCAAAGTATTTTTGGTGCGTCTAGTGGTAACGGATCTTTTTCTCATATGATGATTGAAATGCTCAATACTAAGATTGGTGTCAAAATGACACACATCCCTTTTAAGGGTGAAGGACCAGCTGTAGCGCATGTCTTAAGCGGTCAGGATTCGATTATTTATATTGGTACTCCAGCAATTATTTTGTCGCAAGTTCAATCAGGAAAGTTAAAGGCACTTGGCGTTACTACGGCAAAACGTATGAGCCAAATTCCGAATGTGCCCACGTTGGCTGAAAGTGGTTTAACTGATTTCAACGAGAGTTTTTGGTATGGTTTAGCTGCTTCTTCAAATACCCCACCATACATCTTAGACGCCTATAATAAAGTTGTGAATGATATGGCGCGCTCAGATAACTTACAAGCTAGTTTAGGCAAAATGGGATGTAATTCATTGCCTTTGAATTCTGCTGAATTTACAGAAAAAGTACGTAACGATATTAAAAAATATTCTGCAATTGCAAAATCAGTCAACATGAAAGTAGACTAA
- a CDS encoding ammonium transporter has product MEEVKVAIDALFIMLGALMVLAMHGGFAFLELGTVRHKNQVNALVKILLDFSVSTIAYFFIGYGIAYGVGFWETSDVLVQKSGFELLKFFFLLTFAAAVPAIVSGGIAERAKFNPQLIATFVLVGFVYPFFEGIAWNQHFGFQAWLKVFGGEEFHDFAGSVVVHAMGGWIALPAIILLGARHGRYGKDGQISAHPPSSIPFLALGAWVLAVGWFGFNVMSAQTIDKISGLVAINSLMAMVGGTLSAWLIGKNDPGFAYNGPLAGLVAVCAGSDLMHPIGALIVGLIAGALFVKVFTLEQNRWKIDDVLGVWPLHGLCGVWGGLAAGIFGQTSLGGLGGVSFLSQLIGTSLGVIVGLLGGLIVYGTLKAVMGLKMTPEEEHRGADLSIHHIAANPGRETDW; this is encoded by the coding sequence TTGGAAGAAGTTAAAGTTGCAATTGATGCACTATTCATCATGTTAGGCGCACTCATGGTTTTAGCTATGCATGGGGGTTTTGCTTTTTTAGAGTTAGGTACGGTAAGACATAAAAATCAAGTCAATGCCTTAGTAAAAATACTGCTTGATTTTAGCGTCTCAACCATTGCCTATTTTTTTATTGGTTATGGTATTGCCTACGGTGTTGGCTTTTGGGAAACATCAGATGTATTAGTTCAAAAGAGTGGCTTTGAATTACTTAAATTTTTCTTTTTATTAACCTTTGCTGCAGCAGTCCCAGCCATCGTCTCCGGTGGAATTGCCGAACGTGCAAAATTTAATCCTCAATTAATCGCTACTTTTGTTTTAGTTGGATTTGTCTATCCTTTTTTTGAGGGGATTGCATGGAATCAACATTTTGGTTTTCAAGCATGGCTGAAGGTATTTGGTGGCGAAGAGTTTCATGACTTCGCAGGATCCGTTGTTGTCCATGCCATGGGTGGTTGGATTGCCTTACCTGCAATTATTTTATTAGGTGCTCGTCATGGACGATATGGCAAAGATGGTCAGATTTCAGCTCATCCACCGTCAAGCATACCGTTTCTCGCGCTGGGTGCATGGGTACTTGCTGTAGGCTGGTTTGGTTTTAATGTGATGAGTGCTCAAACTATCGATAAAATTAGTGGTCTTGTTGCCATTAACTCTCTCATGGCAATGGTTGGTGGTACTTTATCAGCTTGGTTGATTGGTAAAAATGATCCGGGCTTTGCCTATAACGGTCCTCTCGCTGGTTTAGTGGCTGTATGTGCTGGCTCAGATTTGATGCACCCCATCGGCGCTCTTATTGTTGGCTTAATCGCTGGCGCTCTATTTGTCAAAGTATTTACCCTAGAACAAAATCGTTGGAAGATCGATGATGTATTAGGTGTTTGGCCTTTGCACGGTTTATGTGGTGTTTGGGGCGGACTCGCAGCTGGTATTTTTGGTCAAACTAGTTTAGGTGGCTTGGGTGGTGTTTCATTTTTGAGTCAACTAATTGGAACTTCATTAGGGGTTATCGTTGGGCTCTTAGGTGGTTTGATTGTCTACGGCACTTTAAAAGCCGTAATGGGTCTAAAAATGACTCCGGAAGAAGAACATCGTGGTGCTGACTTATCTATCCATCATATTGCTGCAAATCCTGGACGCGAAACGGATTGGTAA
- a CDS encoding DUF6691 family protein, producing MKLVIAYLSGLIFGVGLIVSGMTNPKKVIGFLDLFGNWDPSLMLVMGAAIPITFIAFRWLEKKQSTVLNEPIHLPGKKHIDFPLIGGSVLFGIGWALAGYCPGPAIVSIGLGNGDVVYFVIAMVVGMKLVEFFTKK from the coding sequence ATGAAGCTGGTTATAGCCTATCTATCAGGACTCATTTTTGGCGTTGGGTTAATTGTTTCTGGCATGACCAATCCAAAGAAAGTCATTGGCTTTTTGGACCTGTTTGGCAATTGGGACCCATCCTTAATGTTGGTGATGGGAGCGGCAATCCCAATTACATTTATTGCATTTCGTTGGTTAGAAAAAAAACAATCCACAGTTCTCAATGAGCCGATTCACTTACCGGGAAAAAAACACATTGATTTCCCCTTGATTGGGGGAAGTGTGTTGTTTGGTATTGGGTGGGCTCTAGCCGGATATTGTCCTGGTCCTGCCATTGTTTCAATCGGACTTGGAAATGGGGATGTGGTGTATTTTGTGATTGCAATGGTTGTTGGGATGAAATTAGTAGAATTCTTCACAAAAAAATAA
- a CDS encoding YeeE/YedE thiosulfate transporter family protein, with amino-acid sequence MTIDWIAFTPWSAIIGGVLIGIAASLLALFNGRIAGISGIVSQLLHFKSAPQEHLPWRVLFLIGLISSGWMYQLFFQLPAMKSSSSVDILMIAGMLVGIGTRLGSGCTSGHGVCGLGRLSMRSLIATLSFMTAGFVATYLILHSGLI; translated from the coding sequence ATGACCATCGATTGGATTGCTTTTACCCCTTGGAGTGCAATTATTGGAGGGGTTTTGATTGGCATTGCGGCAAGCTTGTTAGCTTTATTCAATGGCCGAATTGCAGGAATCAGTGGGATTGTTTCTCAACTTCTGCATTTTAAGAGTGCCCCCCAAGAACATCTGCCGTGGCGAGTCCTATTTCTAATTGGCTTAATTAGCTCAGGTTGGATGTATCAATTATTTTTCCAGCTGCCAGCGATGAAATCGAGTAGCTCAGTTGATATATTAATGATTGCAGGAATGTTGGTTGGGATAGGTACTAGACTAGGTTCAGGTTGTACGAGTGGGCATGGTGTTTGTGGGCTAGGGCGCTTATCAATGAGGTCCTTAATTGCGACCTTAAGTTTCATGACGGCTGGTTTTGTTGCTACTTATCTAATTTTACATAGTGGTTTAATATGA
- a CDS encoding SprT-like domain-containing protein, translating into MMHLSVIRCPDRQHFSPIIKKAAYYFAEQIISPKMLQQIDLKIQFDSKLEEYGYASVKQRASIKKRRHYLIEINPHIGARDILDTLAHEMVHIKQYVYGETNESLTSWKGQLIAEDVDYFNHPWEIEAYGMSRGLFTKFVVQEKLWEVFEGIKDPHRNIEPVPLGWIKGTFKK; encoded by the coding sequence ATGATGCATTTAAGTGTGATTCGTTGTCCTGATCGTCAGCATTTTAGTCCGATCATAAAAAAAGCTGCTTATTATTTTGCTGAGCAAATTATCTCCCCTAAAATGTTGCAGCAGATTGATTTAAAGATTCAGTTTGATAGCAAGCTTGAAGAATATGGGTATGCTTCCGTCAAGCAACGCGCATCGATCAAAAAAAGAAGGCACTATCTCATTGAGATTAATCCGCATATTGGCGCCAGAGATATTTTGGACACACTCGCCCATGAAATGGTGCATATCAAGCAATATGTCTATGGCGAGACCAATGAATCTTTAACGAGCTGGAAGGGGCAGTTGATCGCTGAGGATGTAGATTACTTCAATCATCCCTGGGAAATAGAAGCCTATGGCATGTCTCGGGGCTTATTTACAAAATTTGTAGTTCAAGAGAAATTATGGGAAGTATTTGAAGGGATAAAAGATCCACATCGCAATATTGAACCTGTTCCATTAGGATGGATAAAAGGTACTTTTAAAAAATAA
- a CDS encoding VOC family protein, producing MKKIPQLKHLGLYVDNLDQMEQFYTSVFDLIVTDRGQVPRLGNRNIVFMSGSDDAHHQLVLIDGKDPKSGPSVVFQMSFFVDELDDLRRVEKRLINNGITSITPITHGNAWSIYSHDPEGNGLEIYMDTPWHVAQPHGKPFDLSLTDDQIYAYTENMIKENPSFSSQEDWRRVMNSRLQAPN from the coding sequence ATGAAAAAAATTCCGCAGTTAAAACACCTCGGTTTATATGTCGACAACTTAGACCAAATGGAACAGTTCTATACCTCCGTATTCGACCTTATTGTGACTGACCGTGGCCAAGTGCCAAGACTGGGTAATCGTAATATCGTTTTCATGAGTGGTAGCGATGATGCACATCACCAGTTAGTTTTAATTGATGGTAAGGATCCAAAATCTGGTCCAAGCGTAGTCTTTCAGATGTCGTTTTTCGTTGATGAGTTAGATGACTTACGTCGTGTGGAAAAAAGATTAATCAACAACGGCATTACCAGCATCACCCCAATCACTCATGGCAATGCTTGGTCAATCTACTCCCACGATCCTGAGGGTAATGGTTTAGAAATCTATATGGATACTCCATGGCATGTTGCTCAACCTCATGGAAAACCATTCGATTTATCTTTAACCGATGATCAAATTTATGCTTATACAGAAAATATGATTAAAGAAAACCCAAGCTTTAGCTCTCAAGAAGATTGGCGTAGAGTCATGAACTCACGCCTACAAGCACCCAATTAA
- a CDS encoding sulfite exporter TauE/SafE family protein, translating into MDQSILIIFLGIFVGLLMGLTGAGGGILSVPLLVFFLHLPMAQASPIALCAIAFSASIGAIIGFKNHVLRYKAAMFMSIFGLILSPVGLWIAKIIPNTPLLIIFSGILIYTSVRLFIQASQTIRGITPPVKTPPPCQLDQSIGKLIWTVPCARALMYSGAGAGFLSGLLGVGGGFIIVPALKKFTDLPMKSIVATSLGVLAIVSMGGAMISLAAGNLNVAIALPFSVGALVGLLIGKFLEKKITGARVQQIFAIFTFVVAISLIMKATHLES; encoded by the coding sequence ATGGATCAAAGTATTCTCATTATTTTTCTAGGAATTTTTGTTGGTCTATTGATGGGTCTAACTGGGGCCGGTGGAGGGATTCTTTCTGTACCTCTGCTAGTATTTTTTCTTCATCTTCCCATGGCACAAGCTAGTCCAATTGCGCTATGTGCAATCGCATTTTCAGCAAGTATCGGTGCAATTATTGGCTTTAAGAATCACGTTTTACGCTATAAAGCCGCCATGTTTATGTCCATTTTTGGACTGATACTTTCTCCAGTTGGATTATGGATTGCGAAAATAATACCGAATACGCCGTTACTCATTATTTTTAGTGGTATTTTGATCTATACCTCTGTCCGTCTTTTTATTCAAGCAAGTCAAACCATCAGAGGTATTACACCTCCAGTTAAAACACCTCCCCCTTGCCAACTAGATCAATCAATTGGCAAGCTGATATGGACTGTGCCTTGCGCTCGCGCTTTAATGTACTCAGGTGCAGGAGCTGGTTTTCTATCGGGCTTACTAGGCGTTGGTGGTGGATTTATTATCGTTCCGGCGCTGAAAAAATTTACTGACTTACCAATGAAGTCGATTGTTGCTACTTCGCTTGGAGTTTTAGCCATAGTATCTATGGGTGGTGCAATGATCTCTTTAGCGGCTGGCAATTTAAATGTAGCAATTGCTCTGCCCTTTTCTGTTGGTGCACTCGTGGGTCTATTAATTGGGAAATTTTTAGAAAAGAAAATTACTGGGGCTAGGGTACAACAAATATTTGCCATTTTTACTTTTGTAGTTGCAATTAGCTTAATTATGAAAGCAACCCACCTTGAGAGCTAA
- a CDS encoding sialidase family protein, whose product MANQLKRQLGILGMLLMSISALTHAQTHQHEMKKPVVSCTTIGMECANAATPFMTNDGELWVTWTAGGVVSLAKSNDLGKSFEAPTRLAEHGKSLDNGGDARPQIAIDAQGRIVIAYAFFKDSNWNAQVNTVVSENQGKSFSRPISIVKDETSQRFPSLINSRNGVFITWIDKRLIAEENKKGKKKLGGSVAYGWLDQKGVIAGKEVIANPSTCECCRIGVALIPDQSPAFIYRAIFDQGIRDHAVQIIQANGQVGKILPIANDQWKTDTCPHHGPTMTVSKNGTIHTAWFTQGANRAGVFYAKSSNQGVSFSSPRQLGDEGSNVGRPYLLSLDNQVWLVWKEFDGEKSRVYAEFSANDGKTWSDKKLISETSGYSDHPLLISSKARVYLSWLTRQSGYQLIEMNRE is encoded by the coding sequence ATGGCCAATCAACTGAAAAGACAACTAGGTATTTTGGGGATGCTATTGATGTCTATTTCAGCTTTAACACATGCTCAAACCCATCAGCACGAGATGAAAAAGCCTGTTGTGAGTTGCACGACAATTGGCATGGAATGTGCTAACGCAGCCACTCCTTTTATGACAAATGATGGCGAGTTGTGGGTAACTTGGACAGCCGGTGGGGTAGTCTCTTTAGCAAAATCGAATGATTTAGGAAAGTCGTTTGAGGCTCCGACTCGATTGGCTGAGCATGGAAAATCTTTGGATAATGGTGGAGATGCAAGACCACAAATTGCCATTGATGCTCAGGGACGAATTGTCATTGCTTATGCCTTCTTTAAGGATAGTAATTGGAATGCACAAGTGAATACAGTTGTATCAGAGAATCAAGGCAAGAGTTTTTCTAGACCAATTAGTATTGTTAAAGATGAAACAAGTCAACGATTTCCATCATTGATTAATAGTAGGAATGGCGTATTTATCACATGGATTGATAAACGCTTGATTGCCGAAGAAAATAAAAAAGGTAAAAAGAAATTAGGTGGCTCAGTTGCTTATGGTTGGTTAGATCAAAAAGGGGTAATTGCTGGTAAGGAAGTGATTGCCAATCCAAGCACCTGCGAGTGTTGCCGAATTGGTGTTGCGCTTATTCCTGATCAATCACCGGCTTTTATATACCGAGCTATTTTTGATCAAGGAATTCGGGATCATGCAGTGCAAATCATTCAAGCAAATGGACAAGTCGGCAAAATTTTACCCATCGCTAATGATCAATGGAAAACAGATACTTGCCCACACCATGGACCCACGATGACGGTATCCAAAAATGGCACGATTCATACTGCCTGGTTTACGCAAGGAGCTAATCGTGCGGGGGTGTTTTATGCCAAATCCAGTAATCAAGGAGTAAGTTTTTCTTCACCACGTCAATTAGGAGATGAGGGCAGTAATGTGGGTCGACCTTATCTTTTATCGTTAGACAATCAAGTTTGGTTGGTGTGGAAAGAGTTTGATGGTGAAAAGTCTCGCGTGTATGCCGAGTTTTCTGCAAATGATGGAAAGACTTGGAGTGATAAAAAATTGATATCTGAAACATCAGGCTATTCTGACCATCCTTTATTGATCAGTTCAAAAGCTAGGGTATATTTATCATGGTTAACACGCCAGAGCGGTTACCAGTTGATTGAGATGAATCGAGAATGA
- a CDS encoding fumarylacetoacetate hydrolase family protein, with product MKLVSFLHAGKNHYGVIKGNKVIDLSARLGGLYPDIISFIANDGKAVAQTLIQESAGDYDYDSLHLLSVVPNPGKTFCVGLNYHDHVDEANRAIGNRKAPDRAMIFARWPESLTGHKQPIMRPKVSHMLDWEAELLVVIGKPTGRYVPKDKALSYIFGYACLNEACLRDYQRHSSQINPGKNFEKTGANGPWMVTADEIPDPMNLNIEMRLNGVVMQKANTVQMIHSIEATIEYITEWTTLQPGDLIATGTMGGVGFARTPPIFMKPGDTAEVEIEKIGILSNHIEDEATNLGPL from the coding sequence ATGAAACTCGTCTCATTTTTACACGCTGGAAAAAATCACTATGGTGTCATTAAGGGTAATAAAGTCATCGATTTAAGTGCACGACTTGGGGGGCTATATCCAGACATCATCAGCTTTATTGCCAATGATGGCAAAGCTGTTGCGCAAACATTAATCCAAGAATCTGCGGGTGATTATGACTACGATAGTCTGCACCTCTTATCAGTCGTTCCTAATCCAGGCAAGACCTTTTGTGTTGGCCTTAATTATCATGATCACGTGGATGAGGCAAATCGCGCCATCGGCAACCGTAAAGCACCAGACAGAGCAATGATTTTTGCGCGTTGGCCAGAGTCATTAACTGGTCATAAACAACCTATCATGCGCCCGAAAGTCTCCCACATGCTTGACTGGGAAGCTGAACTATTGGTCGTGATTGGTAAACCTACTGGACGTTATGTACCTAAAGATAAAGCTTTGAGCTACATATTTGGTTATGCCTGTTTGAATGAGGCTTGTCTGCGTGACTATCAACGTCACTCTAGTCAAATCAATCCAGGTAAAAACTTCGAAAAGACTGGCGCTAATGGCCCATGGATGGTAACTGCCGATGAAATCCCTGATCCAATGAACCTCAATATTGAAATGAGACTCAATGGTGTTGTGATGCAAAAAGCAAATACCGTGCAAATGATTCATTCGATTGAAGCAACGATTGAGTACATCACTGAGTGGACTACCTTACAACCTGGTGACCTCATCGCAACTGGAACAATGGGCGGGGTTGGATTTGCTAGAACTCCTCCTATTTTTATGAAGCCGGGTGACACTGCAGAAGTGGAAATTGAAAAAATTGGTATCCTCTCCAATCATATTGAAGATGAAGCAACGAATTTAGGACCTCTATAA
- a CDS encoding TonB-dependent receptor produces MMNKRQLFVLLTALWATSIWAQNSPGNSVMLSNVQSDVTEISVDASRSSTKLESMPVFTTLITQEDIQKSPALSLDQLLRNISSVNLSGAPYYVSDPTGTSLKMRGLANAKVLVMLDGIPIHDPFYSTIQWFKVPLASIERVEVVRGGGSALWGNLAVAGVINIISKKPEGPDGEISASLGNMNTQNFYAAKNLQVNDNLKVRISADYFHTDGYIPTPVFFNGSYKLSAGQVENSDKQANLRVDSYYQLDAATSGFFKLGYHEQNQYINNELGQNLQQAYDLSAGVTSQLSDKSTIDGKLWFQSIVFNKNNATGCWPGINTTNGVYAPTTSAYNKTCGTSFSAGVVPSDAAPIYKYIGQTDYQPYNEVGASLVYSNNHSIGTSTLGVDSRRLSAKDSQFNYNAPTVVNGVVTVAPTVNTFISSQATQQFIGAFYQQKYRPIDEFEATLGLRLDSWINSNANITINNNPNAQDDKTTYSFNPSLSLKYFADDNLSLRSSAYKGFRAPGMNNMYRSFGSTSSTSTSISNPNLSPENLYGWEVGTDYQSTLVDLNLTYYSLYVQNMNYSMALSSSSTGVAAQYYSSVKSMYGITASSFNYYLDQFDSRSNGIELGTKWHLASNLSLIANYMYTNAYLTNTIDPSKNPAFQQLGGVSPNVGILGIDWKITPKLKTYWQARAVSQAYLDTAQTVQMPGYITVDFSLSYDYDNKTTLTANGINLLNQGYYTDGGSSSTTPTVGMPRLVMVGLRYKF; encoded by the coding sequence ATGATGAATAAACGTCAATTATTTGTTTTACTTACTGCTCTATGGGCAACATCCATCTGGGCACAAAACTCTCCTGGTAATTCAGTGATGTTAAGTAACGTTCAATCAGATGTTACTGAGATTTCTGTTGATGCGAGTAGGTCTAGTACCAAATTAGAATCGATGCCAGTCTTTACAACTTTGATTACTCAAGAGGACATTCAAAAAAGTCCTGCATTAAGCTTAGATCAATTACTTCGCAATATCAGTTCTGTAAATTTATCAGGAGCGCCTTACTACGTATCAGACCCCACAGGGACAAGTTTGAAGATGCGCGGTTTAGCTAATGCCAAAGTACTTGTGATGTTGGACGGAATTCCCATTCATGATCCCTTTTATTCGACAATCCAGTGGTTTAAAGTTCCTTTGGCCTCGATTGAGCGGGTCGAGGTAGTTCGCGGAGGAGGTTCTGCCCTTTGGGGAAATTTGGCCGTTGCGGGTGTGATCAATATTATTTCTAAAAAACCGGAGGGTCCTGACGGAGAGATTTCTGCAAGCCTAGGAAACATGAATACGCAAAATTTTTATGCAGCTAAAAATCTGCAAGTGAATGACAACTTAAAAGTGCGTATTTCTGCAGATTATTTTCATACGGACGGATATATCCCAACACCTGTTTTTTTTAATGGGTCCTACAAACTCAGTGCTGGGCAAGTTGAAAATTCAGACAAGCAAGCCAACTTGAGAGTTGATTCGTACTATCAATTGGATGCTGCCACATCTGGCTTTTTTAAGTTAGGCTATCACGAACAAAATCAATATATCAACAATGAGCTTGGACAAAATCTCCAACAAGCCTATGATTTATCTGCTGGCGTTACTTCGCAACTGTCCGATAAAAGCACTATTGATGGCAAGTTATGGTTTCAATCTATTGTCTTTAATAAGAACAACGCAACCGGATGTTGGCCAGGTATCAATACAACGAATGGTGTGTATGCGCCTACAACAAGCGCCTATAACAAAACTTGTGGTACCTCATTTAGTGCAGGTGTTGTCCCATCAGATGCTGCACCCATTTATAAATATATTGGACAAACGGATTATCAACCCTATAACGAAGTTGGCGCATCACTCGTATATTCCAACAATCATTCAATTGGAACCAGCACGCTAGGTGTTGACTCGCGCCGGTTAAGTGCCAAAGATTCCCAGTTTAATTACAATGCTCCCACGGTCGTTAATGGTGTTGTGACAGTTGCGCCAACCGTCAATACTTTTATATCTTCTCAAGCTACCCAGCAGTTTATAGGAGCCTTTTACCAGCAAAAATATCGCCCTATCGATGAATTCGAAGCAACGCTTGGTTTGCGTTTAGATTCATGGATAAACTCAAATGCGAACATTACGATTAATAATAATCCAAATGCGCAAGATGATAAAACGACGTATAGCTTTAATCCTAGCTTGTCACTGAAGTATTTTGCGGATGATAATTTATCTTTAAGATCTTCTGCGTATAAAGGCTTTCGTGCACCAGGTATGAATAATATGTATCGAAGTTTTGGTAGTACTTCGAGTACCTCTACTTCAATTTCAAACCCCAATCTTTCTCCAGAGAATCTCTATGGATGGGAAGTTGGCACAGATTACCAGTCTACTTTGGTTGATCTTAATCTCACTTACTATAGCCTTTATGTGCAAAACATGAACTACTCGATGGCATTGTCAAGTTCATCAACTGGCGTTGCAGCACAATATTATTCGAGTGTTAAAAGTATGTATGGCATTACCGCTTCTTCTTTTAATTACTATCTTGATCAATTTGATTCTAGATCAAATGGTATAGAGCTAGGTACAAAGTGGCATCTGGCAAGTAATTTGTCGTTAATTGCTAACTATATGTATACCAACGCGTATTTGACAAATACGATTGACCCTTCAAAAAATCCAGCCTTTCAACAATTAGGAGGTGTCTCGCCAAATGTGGGTATTTTGGGGATTGACTGGAAGATCACTCCTAAGCTGAAAACTTATTGGCAAGCGCGTGCGGTCAGCCAAGCGTATCTTGATACTGCGCAAACGGTTCAAATGCCAGGATATATAACGGTCGATTTTAGTTTGTCTTATGACTATGACAATAAGACCACCCTTACAGCCAATGGCATCAATCTGCTCAATCAAGGTTACTATACCGATGGCGGCTCATCTTCAACAACTCCCACCGTGGGAATGCCAAGGTTAGTGATGGTTGGATTGCGTTATAAATTTTAA
- a CDS encoding DUF6636 domain-containing protein has translation MHKIISCIVFIFSIPMAFGQTFVSGNSFQTPSGNIACTMEDATSLRCDLMSQTNQRPPKPVDCPVEYGGAYALQAKGKAWILCHGDTIYNPSYPKLPYGATWTNNGIICESKQTGLTCKNFAGRGFFLSKANQQLF, from the coding sequence ATGCATAAAATCATCTCTTGTATCGTATTTATTTTTTCTATCCCGATGGCATTTGGGCAAACATTTGTTTCAGGTAATTCATTTCAAACACCAAGTGGCAACATAGCATGCACCATGGAGGATGCTACTAGTCTGCGTTGTGACTTGATGTCTCAAACCAATCAAAGACCACCTAAACCAGTAGACTGCCCAGTTGAATATGGTGGCGCTTACGCCCTTCAAGCAAAAGGTAAGGCATGGATTCTTTGTCATGGAGATACCATTTATAACCCAAGTTATCCAAAACTACCTTACGGGGCAACTTGGACTAACAATGGCATCATCTGCGAAAGTAAACAAACTGGACTGACTTGTAAAAATTTTGCTGGTCGTGGATTTTTTCTGAGTAAAGCGAATCAACAACTTTTTTAG
- a CDS encoding MBL fold metallo-hydrolase, whose product MTPIVNSFFDTATSTFTYVVYEKEGSSCAVIDSVLHFDQKSGRTNTSSVEPVIAFIQNKKLQVEWILETHAHADHLSAAQLIKAQLGGKVAMSQHIQQVQTTFKDIFNLEGTFVADGAQFDYLIQDDEQLVCGDLIFQCFDVPGHTPACMAYQCSDSIFVGDTLFLPDVGTARCDFPGGDAQSLYRSIKRILSFPDQTKLYMCHDYPPSSREVQCFTTVAEQRKENIHVHDGVSEEEFVNMRKTRDATLEMPTLILPSIQINIRAGHFPPKESNQVSYLKLPLNIL is encoded by the coding sequence GTGACTCCCATAGTGAATTCATTTTTTGATACTGCAACAAGTACCTTCACCTATGTTGTTTATGAAAAAGAGGGCAGTTCTTGCGCAGTGATAGATAGTGTTTTACATTTTGATCAAAAGTCTGGAAGAACCAATACTTCCTCTGTAGAGCCTGTTATTGCATTTATCCAAAACAAGAAGCTTCAAGTAGAATGGATTTTGGAAACGCATGCGCATGCGGATCATTTAAGTGCTGCCCAATTGATAAAAGCGCAGCTTGGTGGAAAGGTTGCTATGAGTCAGCATATCCAACAAGTTCAAACGACATTTAAAGATATCTTTAATTTAGAAGGAACATTTGTTGCCGATGGAGCGCAATTTGACTATTTGATTCAAGATGATGAACAGTTAGTTTGTGGAGATTTAATTTTTCAATGCTTTGATGTTCCTGGACATACTCCCGCTTGTATGGCGTATCAATGTTCAGATTCCATCTTTGTTGGAGATACGCTATTTCTGCCAGATGTAGGCACAGCTAGGTGTGATTTTCCGGGGGGCGATGCTCAGAGCCTATATCGCTCTATCAAAAGAATTTTAAGTTTCCCAGATCAAACGAAGTTGTATATGTGTCATGACTATCCACCCTCTAGTCGAGAGGTGCAATGCTTCACTACGGTTGCAGAGCAACGAAAAGAGAATATTCATGTTCATGATGGAGTAAGTGAAGAAGAGTTTGTCAATATGCGTAAAACACGTGATGCAACTTTGGAAATGCCAACATTAATCCTTCCCTCGATACAGATCAATATTCGAGCAGGACATTTTCCCCCCAAGGAGTCTAATCAAGTCTCTTATCTTAAATTGCCTTTAAATATTTTATGA